TGCGCCTGCATTTCGACGACCGCCCGGCGATCGACTTCGCGCCCTACTACGGCATCGGTGCGCGCGCCGACCGCATCTGGCGCCTGACCTGGCTGGGCCTGGCGCCCGTCGACGACGGCGCCGATCCAGAGGACTGCGGAGCGCTTTGAGATGATGCCGGCGCGCAAGCAAGTTTCCGTGGCCCCAGAACATAGGACGAATGGATGGGTTGCGATGCCGCACATGCGCAGACTTCGCGCGGCCTTCGCCCCGGCCACGAAAGGATGTCGGACGACATGACAGGATCCATCTTCGACAGCGGCCGCCCCGGGCCGGCAGGCCCCCTGAGCGGCGTCCGCGTGCTCGACCTGAGCGCCTACATCGCCGGTCCCTACGGCTGCACGCTGCTGGCCGACCAGGGCGCGGACGTGATCAAGGTCGAGCCGCCCGACGGCGACAACCTGCGCAACTATCCCTCCACGCTCGCCGACGAAAGCCGCGCCTTCCTCGGCGTGAACCGCAGCAAGCGCGGCGTCACCCTGAACCTGAAGGACGATGACGACCGCGCGGTGCTGTATCGGCTCGTGCGCGAGGCCGACGTGCTGGTGCACAACTTCCGCCCCGGCGTGCCGGAGCGGCTGGCGATCGACTTCGCCACCCTGGCGGCGCTCAATCCGCGGCTGATCTATTGCGCGGTCACCGGGTACGGCGAGACCGGCCCGCTGAAGGACAAGGCCGGCTACGACCAGGTGCTGCAGACGATGACCGGCATGTGCACGCTGCAGGGCAAGCGCGGCGGGGCCCCGGAACTCATTTACGGTTCGGTGGTCGACTACTACGCCGCCGCGCTGCTCGCTGCCGGTGTGTCCTCGGCGCTGTTCGAGCGCGAGCGCAGCGGTGAAGGCCAGTTCGTCGGCGTGTCGCTGCTGCGCAGCGCGCTGACGATGCAGTCGGCGCGGATGATCTGGGCCGAGGGCGAGGCGCTCGACGTCGGCCGCGACATGCGCTCGGGTGGCGTCACCGGGCTGCATCCGACCCGCGAGGGCTGGCTGTACGTGTCGGCCAACACGCCGCGCTTCTGGCGCGCGCTGT
The genomic region above belongs to Luteimonas chenhongjianii and contains:
- a CDS encoding CaiB/BaiF CoA transferase family protein, yielding MTGSIFDSGRPGPAGPLSGVRVLDLSAYIAGPYGCTLLADQGADVIKVEPPDGDNLRNYPSTLADESRAFLGVNRSKRGVTLNLKDDDDRAVLYRLVREADVLVHNFRPGVPERLAIDFATLAALNPRLIYCAVTGYGETGPLKDKAGYDQVLQTMTGMCTLQGKRGGAPELIYGSVVDYYAAALLAAGVSSALFERERSGEGQFVGVSLLRSALTMQSARMIWAEGEALDVGRDMRSGGVTGLHPTREGWLYVSANTPRFWRALCTLTGLNALADDPRYDSVRKRALHADEILPQLHAALATRDALAWEAHFGEAVPCAAARAVEDMFEHPQVLAEEMVATIAHSRLGSYQGVSRPIRFGRTPGPAPFAAPGFGEHTDAIRVALGDAGRDNKGSA